One Burkholderia pyrrocinia DNA segment encodes these proteins:
- a CDS encoding hybrid sensor histidine kinase/response regulator: MSGDDDLSHLSLLELYREETRTQTQALSEHLLALESGEPDSVALEACMRAAHSLKGAARIVGVPLGVDIAGRMEECFVAAQAGTIALTATHVDVLLAGVDLLVRVGDPQGHPVSPTEIDVFAAALTGADGAQTMQAPAVVPPPPSVVPYREHDGAANEPVGASAAVPPLAVSGTVPDPAQAGRLAGAGAMRRVRADTLNRLLSLSGESLVESRWLKPFAESMLRVKRAQRDAARSLDLMYEQFADDLDAGMLASMNEVRHMLNDLQRSLAERMDEFDRFERRSTHIAEQLYDEALQCRMRPFGDATRAYPRIVRDLARSLGKQVRFSIVGEGTQVDRDILDLLDAPLGHLLRNAIDHGVESPDARLARGKQAEASVTLEARHSAGSLLVSVIDDGPGVDMDALRAAVVRQRLTDDETAARLSDPELLEFLLLPGFSMRDAVTDVSGRGVGLDAVQEMVRGVRGAVRIFNEPGAGMRFVLQLPLTLSVIRSLIVEVGGEPYAFPLAHVRRTLELAHDNIDVLEGQPHFPFDGRRAGLVAAHQLLDAGAPDAARASTAVVVVGGEPELYGVAVDRFLGERMLVVQPLDSRLHKIQNIAAGALLENGDPVLIVDVEDLIRSVDKLVRGGQLARLTRDPQLALVDRRRRVLVVDDSLTVRELERKLLEKRGYDVTVAVDGMDGWNAVRSDAFDLVVTDVDMPRMDGIELVTLIKNDPMLKRVPVMIVSYKDRDEDRRRGLDAGADYYLAKSSFHDEALLDAVHDLIGGARG, from the coding sequence GACATCGCGGGGCGGATGGAAGAGTGTTTCGTCGCCGCGCAGGCCGGCACGATCGCGCTGACGGCCACGCACGTCGACGTGCTGCTTGCCGGCGTCGACCTGCTGGTGCGCGTCGGCGATCCGCAGGGGCACCCCGTGTCGCCGACCGAGATCGACGTGTTCGCGGCGGCGCTGACGGGCGCCGACGGCGCGCAGACGATGCAGGCGCCGGCCGTCGTGCCGCCGCCGCCATCGGTCGTGCCGTATCGCGAGCACGACGGCGCGGCGAACGAGCCCGTCGGGGCCAGCGCCGCGGTGCCGCCGCTCGCCGTGTCGGGCACGGTGCCCGATCCGGCCCAGGCCGGGCGCCTGGCCGGCGCCGGCGCGATGCGCCGCGTGCGCGCCGATACGCTGAACCGGCTGCTGAGCTTGTCCGGCGAATCGCTGGTCGAATCGCGCTGGCTCAAGCCGTTCGCCGAATCGATGCTGCGCGTGAAGCGCGCGCAGCGCGACGCCGCCCGTTCGCTCGACTTGATGTACGAACAGTTCGCCGACGATCTCGACGCGGGCATGCTCGCGTCGATGAACGAAGTGCGGCACATGCTCAACGACCTGCAGCGGTCGCTCGCCGAGCGCATGGACGAATTCGACCGCTTCGAGCGGCGCAGCACGCATATCGCCGAGCAGCTTTACGACGAGGCGCTGCAATGCCGGATGCGGCCGTTCGGCGATGCGACGCGCGCGTATCCGCGCATCGTCCGCGATCTCGCGCGCTCGCTCGGCAAGCAGGTGCGCTTCTCGATCGTCGGCGAGGGCACGCAGGTCGACCGCGACATCCTCGACCTGCTCGACGCGCCGCTCGGCCATCTGCTGCGCAACGCGATCGACCACGGCGTCGAGTCGCCCGACGCGCGGCTCGCGCGCGGCAAGCAGGCCGAGGCGAGCGTGACGCTGGAGGCGCGCCATAGCGCCGGCTCGCTGCTCGTCAGCGTGATCGACGACGGGCCGGGCGTCGACATGGACGCGCTGCGCGCGGCCGTCGTGCGCCAGCGCCTGACCGACGACGAGACGGCCGCGCGGCTGTCCGATCCCGAACTGCTCGAATTCCTGCTGCTGCCGGGCTTCTCGATGCGCGACGCGGTAACCGACGTGTCGGGTCGCGGCGTCGGCCTCGACGCGGTGCAGGAGATGGTGCGCGGCGTGCGCGGCGCGGTGCGGATCTTCAACGAGCCGGGCGCGGGCATGCGCTTCGTGCTGCAGTTGCCGCTCACGCTGTCGGTGATCCGCAGCCTGATCGTCGAAGTCGGCGGCGAACCGTATGCGTTCCCGCTCGCGCACGTGCGCCGCACGCTCGAACTCGCGCACGACAATATCGACGTGCTCGAAGGGCAGCCGCATTTTCCGTTCGACGGCCGGCGCGCGGGCCTCGTCGCCGCGCACCAGTTGCTCGACGCGGGCGCACCCGACGCGGCGCGTGCGAGCACGGCGGTCGTGGTCGTCGGCGGCGAGCCCGAGCTTTACGGCGTCGCGGTCGATCGCTTCCTCGGCGAACGGATGCTCGTCGTGCAGCCGCTCGACAGCCGCCTGCACAAGATCCAGAACATCGCGGCCGGCGCGCTGCTCGAGAACGGCGACCCCGTGCTGATCGTCGACGTCGAGGACCTGATCCGCTCGGTCGACAAGCTCGTGCGCGGCGGGCAGCTCGCGCGGCTCACACGCGACCCGCAACTCGCGCTCGTCGACCGGCGCCGCCGCGTGCTGGTCGTCGACGATTCGCTGACGGTGCGCGAGCTCGAACGCAAGCTGCTGGAGAAGCGCGGCTACGACGTGACCGTTGCGGTCGACGGGATGGACGGCTGGAACGCGGTGCGCAGCGACGCGTTCGATCTCGTCGTCACGGATGTCGACATGCCGCGCATGGACGGCATCGAGCTCGTCACGCTGATCAAGAACGATCCGATGCTCAAGCGCGTGCCGGTGATGATCGTGTCGTACAAGGATCGCGACGAGGATCGCCGCCGCGGGCTCGATGCCGGCGCCGACTACTACCTCGCGAAGAGCAGCTTCCACGACGAGGCGCTGCTCGATGCCGTGCACGACCTGATCGGAGGCGCACGCGGATGA